One Solanum pennellii chromosome 10, SPENNV200 genomic region harbors:
- the LOC107002602 gene encoding alkane hydroxylase MAH1-like isoform X4 has product MTLMDVVGYYVIPLIILCFTYWNLKNKWAKSSKPIYWPIVGMLPGFVHNAHRIHSFFTDILLETTSNFEFRGPIFANMDMLFTSDPANIHHILSRNFSNYPKGPEFREIFDILGNGIFNVDSELWEIHRKTTMSLMNHSKFQTLLQRNVWDTIDKGIVPTLDILAKQDTPVDLQDIFQRYSFDTISKLLLDHDPKSLSVNLPYVPCEKAFNDMVDALLYRHVLPESYWKLQKWLRIGKEKNLMKAWESFDQFIYPAISRRQEKLMNDKIKDDDFDLFSDYVKAYKEWTNEDKGSIEKFLRDTFLNLMFAGRDTTSSNLTWFFWLLSKNPLVVKKIREEIQQQLHLKEDESLKFFSIQESRKLVYLHGALCESLRLFPPVSIEHKSPLELDVLPSGHRVSPNTKILISFYTMGRMESLWGKDCLEFRPERWITERGGLKHEPSYKFPAFLAGPRTCVGKEMAFIQMKMVAATIIYNYNIQLVEAQTISPTATVVIRMTNGLMVKVGKKVPI; this is encoded by the exons ATG ACACTAATGGATGTTGTTGGGTACTATGTTATTCCCCTAATAATTCTATGCTTCACTTATTGGAACTTGAAAAACAAATGGGCAAAAAGTTCAAAGCCAATATATTGGCCCATTGTTGGAATGTTGCCTGGATTTGTTCATAATGCTCATAGAATCCATTCATTTTTCACTGATATCCTGTTAGAAACTACTAGTAATTTTGAGTTTCGTGGCCCTATTTTCGCCAATATGGACATGTTATTCACAAGCGATCCTGCAAATATCCATCATATCCTGAGTCGAAACTTCTCAAACTATCCAAAAGGGCCTGAGTTTCGTGAAATATTCGATATATTAGGAAATGGAATCTTCAATGTTGATTCTGAATTATGGGAGATTCATAGGAAAACAACCATGTCCCTGATGAACCATTCCAAGTTCCAAACTTTGTTACAACGTAACGTCTGGGACACGATCGATAAAGGTATTGTTCCAACTCTTGATATTTTAGCAAAACAGGACACCCCTGTTGATTTGCAAGACATTTTTCAGAGATATAGTTTTGATACTATTAGTAAATTGTTACTTGATCACGATCCCAAAAGTTTGTCTGTAAATCTACCTTATGTACCATGTGAAAAGGCGTTCAACGACATGGTTGATGCACTTTTATATCGACATGTCTTGCCTGAAAGCTATTGGAAGTTGCAAAAATGGCTTCGAATTGGTAAAGAGAAGAATCTAATGAAAGCATGGGAGTCTTTCGATCAATTCATATATCCTGCTATATCGAGAAGGCAAGAGAAGTTGATGAACGATAAAATTAAAGACGATGATTTTGACCTATTCAGTGACTATGTCAAAGCATACAAAGAATGGACAAATGAAGATAAGGGAAGTATAGAAAAATTTCTAAGAGATactttcttgaatttgatgttTGCTGGTAGAGACACTACAAGTTCAAATCTCACTTGGTTTTTTTGGCTCTTGTCTAAAAATCCCTTAGTTGTGAAAAAGATTCGAGAAGAGATTCAACAACAATTGCATCTAAAAGAAGACGAAAGTCTCAAGTTTTTCAGCATACAAGAGTCGCGAAAATTGGTCTATCTACATGGTGCATTGTGTGAATCTCTTCGACTATTCCCACCCGTTTCAATTGAGCATAAATCTCCCCTTGAACTTGACGTCCTACCAAGTGGTCATCGTGTGAGTCCAAACACGAAAATATTGATATCGTTCTATACAATGGGGAGAATGGAGAGTTTATGGGGAAAAGATTGTTTAGAGTTTAGGCCAGAGAGATGGATTACTGAACGCGGAGGGCTTAAACACGAGCCATCTTACAAATTTCCAGCGTTTCTCGCGGGGCCAAGGACTTGTGTTGGGAAGGAAATGGCATTCATTCAGATGAAAATGGTGGCAGCTACCATCATATAcaattacaatattcaattaGTGGAGGCACAAACAATTTCACCAACAGCTACTGTTGTGATTCGAATGACAAATGGTTTGATGGTTAAAGTAGGTAAAAAGGTTCCTATTTAG
- the LOC107002602 gene encoding alkane hydroxylase MAH1-like isoform X3: MTLMDVVGYYVIPLIILCFTYWNLKNKWAKSSKPIYWPIVGMLPGFVHNAHRIHSFFTDILLETTSNFEFRGPIFANMDMLFTSDPANIHHILSRNFSNYPKGPEFREIFDILGNGIFNVDSELWEIHRKTTMSLMNHSKFQTLLQRNVWDTIDKGIVPTLDILAKQDTPVDLQDIFQRYSFDTISKLLLDHDPKSLSVNLPYVPCEKAFNDMVDALLYRHVLPESYWKLQKWLRIGKEKNLMKAWESFDQFIYPAISRRQEKLMNDKIKDDDFDLFSDYVKAYKEWTNEDKGSIEKFLRDTFLNLMFAGRDTTSSNLTWFFWLLSKNPLVVKKIREEIQQQLHLKEDESLKFFSIQESRKLVYLHGALCESLRLFPPVSIEHKSPLELDVLPSGHRVSPNTKILISFYTMGRMESLWGKDCLEFRPERWITERGGLKHEPSYKFPAFLAGPRTCVGKEMAFIQMKMVAATIIYNYNIQLVEAQTISPTATVVIRMTNGLMVKVGKKVPI; encoded by the exons Atg ACACTAATGGATGTTGTTGGGTACTATGTTATTCCCCTAATAATTCTATGCTTCACTTATTGGAACTTGAAAAACAAATGGGCAAAAAGTTCAAAGCCAATATATTGGCCCATTGTTGGAATGTTGCCTGGATTTGTTCATAATGCTCATAGAATCCATTCATTTTTCACTGATATCCTGTTAGAAACTACTAGTAATTTTGAGTTTCGTGGCCCTATTTTCGCCAATATGGACATGTTATTCACAAGCGATCCTGCAAATATCCATCATATCCTGAGTCGAAACTTCTCAAACTATCCAAAAGGGCCTGAGTTTCGTGAAATATTCGATATATTAGGAAATGGAATCTTCAATGTTGATTCTGAATTATGGGAGATTCATAGGAAAACAACCATGTCCCTGATGAACCATTCCAAGTTCCAAACTTTGTTACAACGTAACGTCTGGGACACGATCGATAAAGGTATTGTTCCAACTCTTGATATTTTAGCAAAACAGGACACCCCTGTTGATTTGCAAGACATTTTTCAGAGATATAGTTTTGATACTATTAGTAAATTGTTACTTGATCACGATCCCAAAAGTTTGTCTGTAAATCTACCTTATGTACCATGTGAAAAGGCGTTCAACGACATGGTTGATGCACTTTTATATCGACATGTCTTGCCTGAAAGCTATTGGAAGTTGCAAAAATGGCTTCGAATTGGTAAAGAGAAGAATCTAATGAAAGCATGGGAGTCTTTCGATCAATTCATATATCCTGCTATATCGAGAAGGCAAGAGAAGTTGATGAACGATAAAATTAAAGACGATGATTTTGACCTATTCAGTGACTATGTCAAAGCATACAAAGAATGGACAAATGAAGATAAGGGAAGTATAGAAAAATTTCTAAGAGATactttcttgaatttgatgttTGCTGGTAGAGACACTACAAGTTCAAATCTCACTTGGTTTTTTTGGCTCTTGTCTAAAAATCCCTTAGTTGTGAAAAAGATTCGAGAAGAGATTCAACAACAATTGCATCTAAAAGAAGACGAAAGTCTCAAGTTTTTCAGCATACAAGAGTCGCGAAAATTGGTCTATCTACATGGTGCATTGTGTGAATCTCTTCGACTATTCCCACCCGTTTCAATTGAGCATAAATCTCCCCTTGAACTTGACGTCCTACCAAGTGGTCATCGTGTGAGTCCAAACACGAAAATATTGATATCGTTCTATACAATGGGGAGAATGGAGAGTTTATGGGGAAAAGATTGTTTAGAGTTTAGGCCAGAGAGATGGATTACTGAACGCGGAGGGCTTAAACACGAGCCATCTTACAAATTTCCAGCGTTTCTCGCGGGGCCAAGGACTTGTGTTGGGAAGGAAATGGCATTCATTCAGATGAAAATGGTGGCAGCTACCATCATATAcaattacaatattcaattaGTGGAGGCACAAACAATTTCACCAACAGCTACTGTTGTGATTCGAATGACAAATGGTTTGATGGTTAAAGTAGGTAAAAAGGTTCCTATTTAG
- the LOC107002602 gene encoding alkane hydroxylase MAH1-like isoform X1: protein MLTLMDVVGYYVIPLIILCFTYWNLKNKWAKSSKPIYWPIVGMLPGFVHNAHRIHSFFTDILLETTSNFEFRGPIFANMDMLFTSDPANIHHILSRNFSNYPKGPEFREIFDILGNGIFNVDSELWEIHRKTTMSLMNHSKFQTLLQRNVWDTIDKGIVPTLDILAKQDTPVDLQDIFQRYSFDTISKLLLDHDPKSLSVNLPYVPCEKAFNDMVDALLYRHVLPESYWKLQKWLRIGKEKNLMKAWESFDQFIYPAISRRQEKLMNDKIKDDDFDLFSDYVKAYKEWTNEDKGSIEKFLRDTFLNLMFAGRDTTSSNLTWFFWLLSKNPLVVKKIREEIQQQLHLKEDESLKFFSIQESRKLVYLHGALCESLRLFPPVSIEHKSPLELDVLPSGHRVSPNTKILISFYTMGRMESLWGKDCLEFRPERWITERGGLKHEPSYKFPAFLAGPRTCVGKEMAFIQMKMVAATIIYNYNIQLVEAQTISPTATVVIRMTNGLMVKVGKKVPI, encoded by the exons ATGTTG ACACTAATGGATGTTGTTGGGTACTATGTTATTCCCCTAATAATTCTATGCTTCACTTATTGGAACTTGAAAAACAAATGGGCAAAAAGTTCAAAGCCAATATATTGGCCCATTGTTGGAATGTTGCCTGGATTTGTTCATAATGCTCATAGAATCCATTCATTTTTCACTGATATCCTGTTAGAAACTACTAGTAATTTTGAGTTTCGTGGCCCTATTTTCGCCAATATGGACATGTTATTCACAAGCGATCCTGCAAATATCCATCATATCCTGAGTCGAAACTTCTCAAACTATCCAAAAGGGCCTGAGTTTCGTGAAATATTCGATATATTAGGAAATGGAATCTTCAATGTTGATTCTGAATTATGGGAGATTCATAGGAAAACAACCATGTCCCTGATGAACCATTCCAAGTTCCAAACTTTGTTACAACGTAACGTCTGGGACACGATCGATAAAGGTATTGTTCCAACTCTTGATATTTTAGCAAAACAGGACACCCCTGTTGATTTGCAAGACATTTTTCAGAGATATAGTTTTGATACTATTAGTAAATTGTTACTTGATCACGATCCCAAAAGTTTGTCTGTAAATCTACCTTATGTACCATGTGAAAAGGCGTTCAACGACATGGTTGATGCACTTTTATATCGACATGTCTTGCCTGAAAGCTATTGGAAGTTGCAAAAATGGCTTCGAATTGGTAAAGAGAAGAATCTAATGAAAGCATGGGAGTCTTTCGATCAATTCATATATCCTGCTATATCGAGAAGGCAAGAGAAGTTGATGAACGATAAAATTAAAGACGATGATTTTGACCTATTCAGTGACTATGTCAAAGCATACAAAGAATGGACAAATGAAGATAAGGGAAGTATAGAAAAATTTCTAAGAGATactttcttgaatttgatgttTGCTGGTAGAGACACTACAAGTTCAAATCTCACTTGGTTTTTTTGGCTCTTGTCTAAAAATCCCTTAGTTGTGAAAAAGATTCGAGAAGAGATTCAACAACAATTGCATCTAAAAGAAGACGAAAGTCTCAAGTTTTTCAGCATACAAGAGTCGCGAAAATTGGTCTATCTACATGGTGCATTGTGTGAATCTCTTCGACTATTCCCACCCGTTTCAATTGAGCATAAATCTCCCCTTGAACTTGACGTCCTACCAAGTGGTCATCGTGTGAGTCCAAACACGAAAATATTGATATCGTTCTATACAATGGGGAGAATGGAGAGTTTATGGGGAAAAGATTGTTTAGAGTTTAGGCCAGAGAGATGGATTACTGAACGCGGAGGGCTTAAACACGAGCCATCTTACAAATTTCCAGCGTTTCTCGCGGGGCCAAGGACTTGTGTTGGGAAGGAAATGGCATTCATTCAGATGAAAATGGTGGCAGCTACCATCATATAcaattacaatattcaattaGTGGAGGCACAAACAATTTCACCAACAGCTACTGTTGTGATTCGAATGACAAATGGTTTGATGGTTAAAGTAGGTAAAAAGGTTCCTATTTAG
- the LOC107032127 gene encoding probable auxin efflux carrier component 1b isoform X1: MITVSDLYHVLTAVVPLYVAMILAYGSVKWWKIFSPDQCSGINRFVALFAVPLLSFHFIASNNPYAMNYRFIAADTLQKVIVLVVLAIWSRISSRGSLEWSITLFSLSTLPNTLVMGIPLLKGMYGDASGSLMVQIVVLQCIIWYTLMLFLFEYRGARMLIAEQFPDTGGSIVSFKIDSDVISLDGKEPLETQAEVGDDGKLHVVVRKSASSRSEIFSRMSHGHNTGGLSMTPRPSNLSNAEIYSLQSSTNMTPRDSNFNHNDIYSMVNGKNNANMSPRTSNFGNLGFDEESGFGKTNIGYPAPTNAGIFSPAIGPGTKKKANGTESGKDLHMFVWSSSASPVSEGGIHVFRGGDFGNELGIGHYSKDYDDFGREEFSLRDKNNSNECHREEPVLKKLGSSSTAELFPRTANETKATAMPAASVMTRLILIMVWRKLIRNPNTYSSLLGLAWSLISFRWNIQMPLIFAKSISILSDAGLGMAMFSLGLFMALQPKMISCGKTIAAFSMAVRFISGPAVMAAASFAVGLRGVLLHIAIVQAALPQGIVPFVFAKEYHLHPDILSTGVIFGMLIALPITLVYYILLGL, from the exons atgataacaGTTTCAGACCTTTATCATGTTCTAACTGCTGTAGTTCCACTTTATGTAGCTATGATATTGGCATATGGCTCAGTGAAATGGTGGAAGATTTTTAGTCCAGATCAATGTTCAGGAATCAATAGATTTGTGGCTCTTTTTGCAGTTCCATTGTTATCTTTTCACTTCATTGCTTCTAACAATCCTTATGCTATGAACTACAGGTTCATAGCAGCTGACACATTACAAAAGGTTATTGTTCTGGTTGTTTTAGCTATTTGGTCAAGAATTAGCTCAAGGGGGTCTCTTGAATGGTCCATTACTTTGTTTTCACTTTCAACTTTGCCTAATACTTTAGTTATGGGAATCCCTTTGTTAAAAGGGATGTATGGTGATGCCTCAGGTAGTTTAATGGTTCAAATTGTTGTTCTTCAATGTATCATTTGGTACACTTTGATGCTTTTCTTGTTTGAGTATAGAGGTGCTAGAATGCTGATTGCTGAACAGTTTCCTGATACTGGAGGATCAATTGtttcatttaaaattgattCTGATGTTATTTCATTAGATGGAAAAGAACCATTAGAAACTCAAGCTGAAGTTGGTGATGATGGGAAACTTCATGTAGTTGTTAGGAAATCAGCTAGTTCAAGGTCTGAAATTTTTTCAAGAATGTCACATGGTCATAACACTGGTGGTCTTTCCATGACACCAAGACCATCCAATTTGTCTAATGCTGAGATTTACTCTTTGCAATCTTCAACAAATATGACCCCTAGAGATTCaaattttaaccataatgataTATACTCAATGGTGAATGGgaaaaataatgcaaatatGAGTCCTAGGACATCAAATTTTGGTAACTTGGGATTTGATGAAGAGAGTGGATTTGGGAAGACTAATATAGGGTACCCTGCACCTACTAATGCTGGGATTTTTTCTCCGGCAATCGGACCGGGGACAAAAAAGAAGGCTAATGGGACAGAAAGTGGAAAAGATCTTCATATGTTTGTTTGGAGTTCAAGTGCTTCACCAGTATCTGAAGGAGGGATTCATGTGTTCAGGGGAGGTGACTTTGGTAATGAGCTTGGAATTGGACATTACTCAAAAG ATTATGATGATTTTGGCCGAGAAGAGTTCTCTCTCAGGGATAAAAATAACTCCAATGAATGTCATCGAGAAGAGCCGGTGCTAAAGAAGCTAGGATCGAGTTCTACAGCCGAGCTGTTTCCCAGGACTGCTAATGAAACTAAAGCTACTGCTATGCCTGCTGCTAGTGTGATGACCAGACTTATTCTGATTATGGTGTGGCGAAAACTCATTAGGAACCCGAATACTTATTCTAGTCTCCTTGGTCTTGCTTGGTCCTTGATCTCATTCCG GTGGAACATTCAGATGCCTTTGATTTTTGCTAAGTCGATATCAATTCTCTCCGATGCTGGTCTTGGAATGGCAATGTTTAGTCTTG GTTTGTTCATGGCGTTGCAGCCTAAAATGATCTCCTGTGGAAAAACAATTGCTGCCTTCTCTATGGCAGTAAGATTCATCAGCGGTCCAGCAGTCATGGCCGCTGCCTCCTTCGCTGTTGGACTTCGAGGTGTTCTTTTGCATATTGCAATAGTTCAG GCAGCTTTACCTCAAGGGATCGTTCCTTTCGTCTTTGCAAAAGAATACCATCTTCATCCTGATATACTTAGCACAGG GGTTATATTTGGTATGTTAATAGCTCTTCCAATCACTTTGGTTTACTACATTTTGCTGGGGCTTTAG
- the LOC107032127 gene encoding probable auxin efflux carrier component 1b isoform X2 — MILAYGSVKWWKIFSPDQCSGINRFVALFAVPLLSFHFIASNNPYAMNYRFIAADTLQKVIVLVVLAIWSRISSRGSLEWSITLFSLSTLPNTLVMGIPLLKGMYGDASGSLMVQIVVLQCIIWYTLMLFLFEYRGARMLIAEQFPDTGGSIVSFKIDSDVISLDGKEPLETQAEVGDDGKLHVVVRKSASSRSEIFSRMSHGHNTGGLSMTPRPSNLSNAEIYSLQSSTNMTPRDSNFNHNDIYSMVNGKNNANMSPRTSNFGNLGFDEESGFGKTNIGYPAPTNAGIFSPAIGPGTKKKANGTESGKDLHMFVWSSSASPVSEGGIHVFRGGDFGNELGIGHYSKDYDDFGREEFSLRDKNNSNECHREEPVLKKLGSSSTAELFPRTANETKATAMPAASVMTRLILIMVWRKLIRNPNTYSSLLGLAWSLISFRWNIQMPLIFAKSISILSDAGLGMAMFSLGLFMALQPKMISCGKTIAAFSMAVRFISGPAVMAAASFAVGLRGVLLHIAIVQAALPQGIVPFVFAKEYHLHPDILSTGVIFGMLIALPITLVYYILLGL; from the exons ATGATATTGGCATATGGCTCAGTGAAATGGTGGAAGATTTTTAGTCCAGATCAATGTTCAGGAATCAATAGATTTGTGGCTCTTTTTGCAGTTCCATTGTTATCTTTTCACTTCATTGCTTCTAACAATCCTTATGCTATGAACTACAGGTTCATAGCAGCTGACACATTACAAAAGGTTATTGTTCTGGTTGTTTTAGCTATTTGGTCAAGAATTAGCTCAAGGGGGTCTCTTGAATGGTCCATTACTTTGTTTTCACTTTCAACTTTGCCTAATACTTTAGTTATGGGAATCCCTTTGTTAAAAGGGATGTATGGTGATGCCTCAGGTAGTTTAATGGTTCAAATTGTTGTTCTTCAATGTATCATTTGGTACACTTTGATGCTTTTCTTGTTTGAGTATAGAGGTGCTAGAATGCTGATTGCTGAACAGTTTCCTGATACTGGAGGATCAATTGtttcatttaaaattgattCTGATGTTATTTCATTAGATGGAAAAGAACCATTAGAAACTCAAGCTGAAGTTGGTGATGATGGGAAACTTCATGTAGTTGTTAGGAAATCAGCTAGTTCAAGGTCTGAAATTTTTTCAAGAATGTCACATGGTCATAACACTGGTGGTCTTTCCATGACACCAAGACCATCCAATTTGTCTAATGCTGAGATTTACTCTTTGCAATCTTCAACAAATATGACCCCTAGAGATTCaaattttaaccataatgataTATACTCAATGGTGAATGGgaaaaataatgcaaatatGAGTCCTAGGACATCAAATTTTGGTAACTTGGGATTTGATGAAGAGAGTGGATTTGGGAAGACTAATATAGGGTACCCTGCACCTACTAATGCTGGGATTTTTTCTCCGGCAATCGGACCGGGGACAAAAAAGAAGGCTAATGGGACAGAAAGTGGAAAAGATCTTCATATGTTTGTTTGGAGTTCAAGTGCTTCACCAGTATCTGAAGGAGGGATTCATGTGTTCAGGGGAGGTGACTTTGGTAATGAGCTTGGAATTGGACATTACTCAAAAG ATTATGATGATTTTGGCCGAGAAGAGTTCTCTCTCAGGGATAAAAATAACTCCAATGAATGTCATCGAGAAGAGCCGGTGCTAAAGAAGCTAGGATCGAGTTCTACAGCCGAGCTGTTTCCCAGGACTGCTAATGAAACTAAAGCTACTGCTATGCCTGCTGCTAGTGTGATGACCAGACTTATTCTGATTATGGTGTGGCGAAAACTCATTAGGAACCCGAATACTTATTCTAGTCTCCTTGGTCTTGCTTGGTCCTTGATCTCATTCCG GTGGAACATTCAGATGCCTTTGATTTTTGCTAAGTCGATATCAATTCTCTCCGATGCTGGTCTTGGAATGGCAATGTTTAGTCTTG GTTTGTTCATGGCGTTGCAGCCTAAAATGATCTCCTGTGGAAAAACAATTGCTGCCTTCTCTATGGCAGTAAGATTCATCAGCGGTCCAGCAGTCATGGCCGCTGCCTCCTTCGCTGTTGGACTTCGAGGTGTTCTTTTGCATATTGCAATAGTTCAG GCAGCTTTACCTCAAGGGATCGTTCCTTTCGTCTTTGCAAAAGAATACCATCTTCATCCTGATATACTTAGCACAGG GGTTATATTTGGTATGTTAATAGCTCTTCCAATCACTTTGGTTTACTACATTTTGCTGGGGCTTTAG